The following DNA comes from Marinilactibacillus sp. Marseille-P9653.
AAGCTAGACCCGGAAGAGCAAATAGTAGGAAAATCATAAATAATAGACCTGAAGATAAGAAGGCACTTAAAGTCATGTCACCGTTTGCGTCTAGAGCTCTAAGCGCAGCGTTTTGTGGGATCATGAGAAAGGCCATAATAGCTAGAAAAGCAAGTAAGGTGATCAAAGCATAAATGAGACCTTTGTTTTCTTGAGAAGATAATGGTTCTTGTGTAGGTTTATAATCTCCGTCGTAGACACCAAGTCGTGGTTCTACAAATTTGTCGGTAACGAAAGCTCCGACACCAGTCAATACGAAAGTAGAGACAAAGATGAAGTACCAGTTACCCGTTGTTTCAACTGAATAGTCAATATTAGCAGACGTTAATGCGTCATTTGTAATTCCTGCAAGTAGAGCATCTGTTGGTCCAAAGATTAGATTGGCAGAGAAACCTGCGGATACACCGGCAAAAGCGGCAGCTAAACCAGCAATTGGATGACGTCCAGCAGCAGCAAACATGATGGCACCTAATGGAACAACTACTACATAACCGGCATCGGAAGCGATATTTGAAATAATACCCGCAAAAACGACCATAGCAGTTAGTAACCAAGTAGGGACATTACTCAACAATTTCTTTAAAGCAGAAGAAATCAATCCAGTCCATTCTGCAACCCCAACACCAAGCATCGCTACAAGAACGGTACCCAATGGTGCGAATCCTGTAAAGTTAGAAACCGCACTGTTAAAAATATGTGCAATCCCGTCTTTATTCATTAGAGAGACAGCTTCTACAATACCAGGTTCTCCAGTTTCCGCGTCGATCATTGGCGCACTTAAACCTAAACGAACCGAAATTTCTGAAATAAATATAATACCAACAGCAAAAATAATGAAAATGACAACGGGATGAGGTAGTTTATTTCCAACACGCTCAACCATGCCAAGCAAACCTTTATTTGTGTTCTTTTCAGAATCACTCATTAATTTAAATCCTCCTTAGTTAATTGTAAACGGATATCTAAATTAGAATAAACTCAAAATGATATCGTTACTCTATAGATTTTAATACAAATAGCAGAAAAATTTCAACATATTTTCATAATTAAAGTTATATTTTTAAAATTTTCTTTTGGGTTTTCTAATATTTATGAATTGCCTGTCATTGTAAGCGTATAACATTTTAAATAGTGTTTTGTATAGGATAATCTGTGCTAAAATCATTAGTGTAGATTTAAAGGAAAGTGGGAAAACTCCATGCCAGCAAGAAAATACCATAATACCAAAGAAATTAGTTATTATATGTGTGATCGCACGCATACACTAACACTCCCAATGCTCATCAATCTGATTTTAGAAGTTTCAGGAGAACAGTCAGATCAGCTTGGTATGGGAGAACATGTTATGGAAGAAATGGGTTACTCGTGGATTATTTTACAATATGAGTTTCATATTTCGAAATTCCCCGAAAACAAAGAGACGATAGAAATCGAGACTTACGCAACGGAATACAACAAATTATTTTGTTATCGAGATTTTATTGTACGGGATGACGAGGGAACAGAACTTATCAAAATTCACTCGACATTTGCTTTGTTTGATCGTGCTAATCGTAAAATGGCAAGAATACCAGAAGATATTGTTGAACCATTTGAGGCGGCGTTCACTAAAAAAGTGAAAAGAACGCCTAAGCCTGCTGAACTAGATGAAGAGACAGCTCGTTCACAGCCTTTCCATGTCAGATATTTTGATATTGATACCAATCAGCATGTGAATAATTCAAAGTATTTGGATTGGACTTTGAATACTCTGGGCGGAGCATTTTTATCTGAACATAAAATGGTCTATGCAAATGTAAAATATGATAAAGAAGTACATGAAAATCAAATGATTCAGAGTTTAGTTAGTATTGAAAAAACAAAGGATAAAACCATTACTGCGCACAAGATTAGAACAGATGGTGTAGCAAACTGTAGTGCCAGTTTTGAATGGAAACTTCAATCCTAAACCTTTTTAGAAAGTAGTGGGTTCAGTGGTCACCATCAAAGATATCGCTCAAAGAGCGGGTGTTGCCAAAAGCACAGTATCCAGGTATTTGAATAACGGATCTGTCAGTCAAAAAACTCGAACCAAACTCGATGAGATCGTAAAAGAGACAGGTTATACACCAAATACATTTGCTAGAAGTTTGAAAGCAAACAAAACGAATATGATTGGAGTCATCATTCCGCGTCTGAATTCTGCTTCTACTAATGAAGTGTTGAACGGTATCGATGAAAAGGCTAGAGAAAATGGGTACGAGCTGATCATTACGAATGCGAATCAAGATAGAGAAAGAGAACTTGGCAATATCCAGACGCTCGTTAAGCAAAAAGTGGAAGGGATTATATTGCTTGCCAGAGAAATCACAGAGAGCCACCAATCGCTTATTCAAGAAGCCAATCTACCTTTTCTTGTATTAGGACAAAGAGCGGAATCGATACATTCCATCGCTTATGCAGATTATGAAGCGGGACAAAAGATCGGTCGTTACGCAATGGAGTTAGGACATAAATCATTTTTATTTTTTGGCGTGTCAGAACAAGATAAGGCAGTAGGGGTAGAAAGAAAACAAGGATTTATGGATAGTCTTAAAGAAGAAAAGGGCATGTCTGTTGAAATCATCGAGACTAGCTTCTCTAAACGAATCGCCTATCAAGATGCATTAAAAGCTCTTCCTGATACTAGTGCTTCCTATATTGTCTGTGCCACCGACAATATAGCCATTGCTGTACTAAAAGCAGCCATCGAAATGAATTATGCGGTTCCAAAAGATTTCTCTATCAGTGGATTTGGTGGATACGAAGAAACCGATTATGTTCAACCAAGTATTACGACAATGAGTTACCCCTATAAAGATATGGGAATTCAAGCAGTAGAGTATTTAACGGAACTGATTAATGGAACGGAAATTCCTTATGAAACGTTACTGCAAAACGAATTAGTGATTAAAAATTCAACTAGAACAAAGAAGAAAGCCTAAAAAGAAACGGCTTTCTTTTTTTACTTGCAAAGAAAACCGGTTCCTGTTATGATAGATTTAAATAAAAGGAACCGGTTCTATTTATATTAGCGAATGTGCACTATCCATTACTTTTTTATTTATTCTTTAATGGAACCGGTTACTAAATAAGGAGAATGAAAAATGAAATATAACGAGACAATTGATAAGTTGATTGAAGTTGTAGGTGGAGAAGACAATATTCGAAATTTTGAGCATTGTGCAACGAGACTTCGAATTATTCTAAAAGATGATAGTAAATTAAATAAAGATAAAGTAGATGAGGTTCCGGAAAGTAAGGGCTACTTTTTCAATACCGGTCAGCACCAGTTTATATTCGGGACAGGAAAAGTGAATGCTGTTTATAGCGAAATGGAACAAAGATTAGGAGACAAGTCTTCAGAAAACTCTTCAGGCGGCTTTAAAGATGATGTATATCAGAATCTAAATCCTTTACAAAAAATTGTGCGTACATTGGCAGATATTCTAGTTCCTTTGATTCCAGTGCTTGTTACGACAGGTTTATTGATGGGGATTAGAGGCTTTATTCTCGAACTAGGCGTTGAAATGAGCCCAGACTGGTTAACAATGTTCGAGATGTTGACCGATACAGCTTTTGCATTCTTACCTGTACTGATTGCTTTTAGTGCAACGCGTAAATTTGGCGGTAATCCAATTTTAGGGATTGTAGTGGGGCTAATGCTTGTTGCACCGCAATTACCTAATGCTTATGCAGTAGCCGGAGGAGAAGCGGAGTCGTTGACCTTGCTGGGGATTGATATCATCGGCTATCAGGGATCTGTGATTCCAGCAATTTTAGCTGGTTGGATGATTTCTAGGCTAGAGCGTCTATTTAGAAGTTTTGTGCCACAAATGATGGATTTAATTGTCACACCATTTTTGACAATTACAATCACGATTTCAGTTATGCTGTTTCTATTAGGACCGATTGTTCAGATTGCTGAATCTGGTGTGATTAATAGTATTATTTATCTGATAGAAGCACCATTTGGAATAGGGTATATTATTTATGCAGGCTTCCAGCAAGTCATTACCATTACAGGTCTCCACCACTCCATCAGTATTATCGAAATCAGTTTATTGAATGATGGTGGAACAAATGTATTGAACACACTTGGAACCGCTAGTATGGCTGGACAGTTCGGAGCAGCGGTGAGTGCGGCCTTACTGATGAGCAGCAAGTTGAAACGCTCCAATGCGTTGAGTGCAAGTGCATCTACCTTATTTGGAATCACTGAACCACTCCTATTCGGTGTTAGTTTGAGATCCATGCGTGTATTTGGTTCTGGCATGGTCGGAGGAGCAGCTGGAGGACTCGTAACTGCTCTTCTAGGTCTTTCTGCAACTGGTATGGGGATCACTTTTATTCCCGGTCTGTTACTGTATACAAATAGTGTAAGTAGCATGTTGCAATATCTACTCGTGATTGCTGTTGCATTTGCTGTAGGATTTGTATTGGTTAAAGTTCAAAGTCGACCAGTACAAGCAGAATTGAATGCAAAGTAAAAGGTTAAATAAGTCAAAAAGGATGGACAAATGAATCATATAAAAGAAACTCTACAAAAAGAGATAAAAACAAAGCAACCGAATCTGGTTGAAAAAGTAGCAACAGATCCATGGAGACTTCATTTTCACCAGCAGCCACCTACTGGATGGCTCAATGATCCCAATGGTGTCTATCAAAAAGATGGACTCTACCATCTATACTATCAATACTCTCCGTTAGACCCAACAGGGGGAGTCAAATACTGGGGACATAAGACATCTACAGATCTTGTGCATTTCAAAGAAGAAGAGATCTTTTTGTATCCTGATCAGAGCTTTGACAGAGATGGGGTTTACTCAGGCAGTGCGTTTGAAAAAGATGGTGTAACCCATTTCTTTTACACTGGGAATGTAAAGCACCCTGGAACACACGACTATATTACCAGTGGTAGAGAACATAATACCGTTCATATGATAAGCCAAGATGGTTTCCATATCGATAGTCGAGAAGTGGTGATTGATTCAAGCGAATACCCAGATGGAT
Coding sequences within:
- a CDS encoding AbgT family transporter, which codes for MSDSEKNTNKGLLGMVERVGNKLPHPVVIFIIFAVGIIFISEISVRLGLSAPMIDAETGEPGIVEAVSLMNKDGIAHIFNSAVSNFTGFAPLGTVLVAMLGVGVAEWTGLISSALKKLLSNVPTWLLTAMVVFAGIISNIASDAGYVVVVPLGAIMFAAAGRHPIAGLAAAFAGVSAGFSANLIFGPTDALLAGITNDALTSANIDYSVETTGNWYFIFVSTFVLTGVGAFVTDKFVEPRLGVYDGDYKPTQEPLSSQENKGLIYALITLLAFLAIMAFLMIPQNAALRALDANGDMTLSAFLSSGLLFMIFLLFALPGLAYGITIGKIKSSHDFVKGMSESMSSMGGYLVLAFFAAQFINYFAYTNLGSIIASNGANLLENIGFVGLPLILAFILFTAFINLFMGSASAKWAIMAPIFAPMMFNLNIAPEMTLMAYRIADSSTNVVSPLMSYFAMILVFAQRYDKKSGLGTIISTMIYYTISFLIAWSMLLVIWYIFGLPLGPGAPATI
- a CDS encoding acyl-[acyl-carrier-protein] thioesterase, which encodes MPARKYHNTKEISYYMCDRTHTLTLPMLINLILEVSGEQSDQLGMGEHVMEEMGYSWIILQYEFHISKFPENKETIEIETYATEYNKLFCYRDFIVRDDEGTELIKIHSTFALFDRANRKMARIPEDIVEPFEAAFTKKVKRTPKPAELDEETARSQPFHVRYFDIDTNQHVNNSKYLDWTLNTLGGAFLSEHKMVYANVKYDKEVHENQMIQSLVSIEKTKDKTITAHKIRTDGVANCSASFEWKLQS
- a CDS encoding LacI family DNA-binding transcriptional regulator, whose protein sequence is MVTIKDIAQRAGVAKSTVSRYLNNGSVSQKTRTKLDEIVKETGYTPNTFARSLKANKTNMIGVIIPRLNSASTNEVLNGIDEKARENGYELIITNANQDRERELGNIQTLVKQKVEGIILLAREITESHQSLIQEANLPFLVLGQRAESIHSIAYADYEAGQKIGRYAMELGHKSFLFFGVSEQDKAVGVERKQGFMDSLKEEKGMSVEIIETSFSKRIAYQDALKALPDTSASYIVCATDNIAIAVLKAAIEMNYAVPKDFSISGFGGYEETDYVQPSITTMSYPYKDMGIQAVEYLTELINGTEIPYETLLQNELVIKNSTRTKKKA
- a CDS encoding PTS transporter subunit EIIC, which translates into the protein MKYNETIDKLIEVVGGEDNIRNFEHCATRLRIILKDDSKLNKDKVDEVPESKGYFFNTGQHQFIFGTGKVNAVYSEMEQRLGDKSSENSSGGFKDDVYQNLNPLQKIVRTLADILVPLIPVLVTTGLLMGIRGFILELGVEMSPDWLTMFEMLTDTAFAFLPVLIAFSATRKFGGNPILGIVVGLMLVAPQLPNAYAVAGGEAESLTLLGIDIIGYQGSVIPAILAGWMISRLERLFRSFVPQMMDLIVTPFLTITITISVMLFLLGPIVQIAESGVINSIIYLIEAPFGIGYIIYAGFQQVITITGLHHSISIIEISLLNDGGTNVLNTLGTASMAGQFGAAVSAALLMSSKLKRSNALSASASTLFGITEPLLFGVSLRSMRVFGSGMVGGAAGGLVTALLGLSATGMGITFIPGLLLYTNSVSSMLQYLLVIAVAFAVGFVLVKVQSRPVQAELNAK